A region of the Dromaius novaehollandiae isolate bDroNov1 chromosome W, bDroNov1.hap1, whole genome shotgun sequence genome:
GTACTGGTCTTTGCTGAAATAGGCGCTAGTTCTGTAAGTGCACAAAACAGGCTTACTGTGAATTTGGGCATTTTTATGTCACACTGAGAGCGTCATGCAGAAGTCTGGGGTGGTTCCGGGGCTGGAGATGGTGCAGCCGTGTTGGACGAGCAGCAGGGCTGACTATCTCAGGGCAACCTAAAACTCTGACCAGCGTTCTGTGGCCTGGTGAGCTCTGTCTTCTCCATAAACCAGCTTTATCAGAAGTACCTCAGATACCTAATAATATGTGTAACAGCTCATATTGCAGACTATAAGCAAACTGTGCAATCACCAGGCCATTTGATGTTCCAGCTTATTAATATCAAGTCTGGCAATCTATCACCCGGTGTTTAACACTTCCTGATACTTGTACTGCACTCTGTGCTTTTTCAAATTTGGACTCTGATACTTATATTTCTTATGTCTCCCACTCCAGCACCATCATACTCACAATTCTTCCCAGAAACTATGCTTCCTATCTCTTAGTTTGTTTGCCATGGTGAAAAATAAGGTAGCgtaagcaaaaagaaaggtaGTGTAATCAAAGTACTGTGGAGTTGCACAGCAAATGAATAAATACCAATAATTAATTGGTGAGTGTTGATGGCTGTTTGTAACTCCTGATCAGAAGTGACagctttttctgaaatgcagttgTCTACTTGTCCTGATCTAAAAATGAGCTGTTCTGGAGTGTCTCTGCAGGTTGCCCAGTGCAGGCAAGCTGTCCAACTGGCATGATGGCATGCTGGTGCATTCGAAGGTAGCAGCACTCCTTGGGGTACACTGCTATTCTGTATGTTGCATTGCATGCCAGTTTTACAGGGAGTTAAAAGTTGTGAAGTTGTTCAAAGGGTTTCTTTTTACCTGTGCAGTGCCAGAAAGGGTATATGCACGCCAGAAAATATTGAGTCCAAATCAAGCTGTGCTGTGAAAAGCTAAACAACTTTAATGACAGTAAATAGTTTTGTGAATGAATATTTTTGCACTAACAACTGCTGAATTAAAGTATTTAAGAATGACCATAACAGGTGAGACCAAAGGTCTGCATAACCCAGTACCCTCTTCTTGACAGGCACCAAAAGAAGATACAAGTAAGAGTAGGTCAGCTAGGCAGTGATATTTCCATAGTATCCGCTTGCAGCCTCCACCAGTTTGTGGCATAGGGACTTCGTCCGCCAGAGAAGGTGGGCGGTTACTGAAAAACAAGACACCGAattaatggatttcttttttataaaactaTCCTGTTTACCCTTTGACCTATGTAAGCTTCTGATGTCCACAACTTCTGTGGCAAAGAGTTCTGCTACATCACTGTAtgctttgtcatttaaaaaaacagtagcttttaattcttttgaaccTGCCAGCTACTGCCTTTCCCATGTGGCACTGCTTGTTCCTGTATTGAAAGAGCTAGTGAGCAGTTAGTCCCTATTTCCTCTTGTTGCACTACTCGTGGTTTTATATTTTATCCACCAAGAGTTATACCTTTCTTTACTATTCCTTGTTTGAAGGCCTTTCTATACTGTTGATTCTTCTTATTATTATATACGCTCATTTGTTTACTGGAAATCAGTGTAATGTTTGCCTGCACTAACCTGCGTTATGATGGGTCTGTTTTAGATACCGTAAAGAatgttctctgtgttctgcttaCATTATTGATGATTTTTTGGAATTTGCAGGTCCAAAAACTTACAGTTTTAGTTCAACAACGGattccagtgctgctgctgcaaatctAGATAAATCTGTTCTTAAGGTGAGTATTCTTCTTGGtaaaaacagctttgtttttcatAGTACTTCTAGCTGAGTAAGTACATGTTAAAAGTAATTATATTATTATGACTGAAtttcttgaaaattttttttAGTCAGATAGGAAGGACTATGTCACAGGTTGTATCTTGATGGTCAGATTATTTTGTACTAGTTCTTGTAAGCTGAGAAGAGAGGCCCTGTTGTTTCCAgtggagatttttcttttatttcctttgacaTACCATATTTCTTGAAGATGTACATGGGCTTTTTCTGTATTAGGGAATGAATTCTTCCATTTCAGGTAAAAGCAcacaacttgaaaaaaaaaaaaaaaaaagtctgccccTTTCATAAGAAAGGATTACCACACTTATGGAAAACTGGAAGAGTAGAGATTTGAATGGCAGAGAGGTTTCTGGATTCTCATTTCTTTAGGTAAAAGAGTAGATATGTCCtaaaatttgtaatattttactttgtatcgactaattttctttttgcaggtaATGATTAACAATAATTTGGAGAAAAGGATTATTGGTGTAATCAATGagcataaaaaacaaaatgatgacaAAGGAATGATTTCCAAAAGACTTACTGCTAAGAAACTACAGGTagagtttaaaatgttttcctctgaCTGTTGTTTATTTAGAATAAATAGTTTCTTTCTTGTGATTTATACTTTGGCACGTAGTACAAGCTGGTGTACCACACTTTCCAATAACTACATTAATGATTAGCCAGTGAAATAAATGAGCATGCTTATTGGGAAAGATATGTCTCATGTGTTCAGTAACCAAAATCAGTCTTCAAACAGAATACAAGAATAGAACTTTACTTTCCAAAAATTGAATATTTTATGTGTTATGCTTCATACATTTTTGTCTCTGTATCATAGCTGGAACATTCCAGTTTTATTCTTCTAACTAGAACATATGCATTCTGTTCAAAGTCTGGAacatgtgtatatttatacatGTTTACAATCACAATGGTTATAAGGTCTGTATTCAAAACAAGATTTGCTACTCTGCCTTCTGATATGTGGATTTATGCTGTTTACATCCATTTAATACCATTTAATCTGATATGTGGGAAATACGAGTTTATCAGCCTATATTGGATCATTAGATTAAATACTAAATTTTTTCTAACTGCCATTTATTTGTAGGATGTATATATGGCTTTACAAAGATTCTCTTTTAAGACTGAGCACATTGAGGAAGCaatgaaaaatacaattttatatggTGGTGATCTTCACTCTGCCCTTGACTGGCTTTGTTTAAACCTTCCAGATGGTAAGTAAGGTGACAGAGAAGTGACTACATCTTTTGATAGAAGAGCAATAGGAGCTATTACATGGGGGTGCTGCATAGTAGTCATTGAATGTATTTTTTCACTAAGACCAGTATGGTGTTCTTTGCATGGTTTTGCTGCTGACTGGTTttgtgactctgtgtgtgtgtgtgtgtgtgtgtgtgtgtgtgtgtgtgtgtgaagttATGTAGTACTTTTCTTCCTCCACTTGGTGTTTTGTGAAAGTCCAAGAAGCAGATGCTGACTTACGTAAATGTCAAAGCCTCATTTTATTTCAGCATGCTGTTTGTTTCATGGTTTTTGTAATTCGTTCCCAGCGcacttaaaaatgttttcagtaattCTTGGTGCCAAATGTTATGACGTGGATTCTTTATTTTGAAGATGCACTGCCTGAAGGTTTTAGCCAGCAGTTTGAGGAACAACAACAGAAACCTAGAGCAAAATTTTCTTCTCCTGTGCCACAACACCAACCTCCACCTTGCTTAGTagataacaaaaagaaagaaaacaaccctGAAACTAAGGTAATCAGAAGAATACTAAATTGtatttggtggggggggggggtagagatTTCCAGAATACAGACTTGCATTGACTTCAACGCATCATTTTTAGACTGTTTGGTAAGACTCCTGAAAATATGGTGTGCTTAATAATTTCATTAAtgtgagttaattttttttatatagttatatataaatatatagataaatatataaaacGTTATCTTAATTATGGTGGAATAGTCATTTGAAGGTAGTGTTGTTCATGTGAAGCCTAAAAGgctatttcttgtttgtttttttgtggtgaCTTTTGGCTagtaagaggaaaaataaatcctaacatagcttgattttttttcctggaattagTTCATTATGTTTATTTATAGATGGCACTTTTTTATTGATCTTTGTGGATGTAAGTTTGCCTCTGTGCTTTAGTATTTTGATTCCTGAGGTTATTGAATCTTACGCAAGATGTCTTGTAAGGGTGGAGGTTTTCTTCTTtcgttttcttcccttttcttcttctgcagttgCCGTAGTATTAAGAGCTATTTAATTATATTATGAGATGTTTATCCTGGTCGAAGAAATTTGCTCCATTGGTTTTGTCGAGCTGTTGTCTAActtagtttatatatatatatatgttgagTAATAGTTCCTAAATGTTGACTGAAAAAGCTACTGGTGTTTCTAAGTATTGTTACCAttgctttaattttgtttgttcttcctaggaaaaaaatgtgggCAAAGAGAAAGAAGTGACTATGAAGGAATGGATTTTGCGATATGCTGAGCAACAGAGTGATGAAGAGAAAAACGAGTCTACGAAAGAGACAGATGAAGAAAAGTTTGACCCAGtaagatagtattttttttaaataaatcttgcAAAAACTGTGTATCTGCAAGTTGTGGATCTGCTTGTTAAAAATTGGGAGTTGAATAGCTGGCCTACTGTCCTATGTTGTCTTTATATTTTACGTCATTGCAGACTGCTGGGGGGAAATGTGTTGAAACTTCTCCTTTTCTAAGTTATTCTTCTCTTGTATTTCGTACTGGGTTCaaaatttttaatgcattttgccGGAAAGAAAAGCCTAGATTCTTGAAACGAGTCTCAATGAGACTAGGAAGGTGGCTGTCaaggtccggggggggggggggggggtgttaaccattatgtatttaaaaattaattgttCCTCCTTTGTGTAAGTTTGGtataaaggacaaaaaaaaatacattttattatgaaGTTCATTCAAAACAAGTATACAATATTCAATTTGTAATTAATAATTCTGTTTGGAATAGAATGAAAGGTATTTACATCTGGCTGCAAAGCTTTCAGAAGCAAAAGAACAAGCAAGCCTCTCCAAGCAAGACAAAGATAAGCAAGGCCAGAAGGTAGCAcaagagaaaataagaagaatTCAGCAAGgtaaaactgtgcaagtgtttcTTTTGTGGCCTCCATATTTGTTAGGCAAAGAAGACTCTGAATCAGATTGAATTGATTTAGCATCTTTTGCACCACTCTGAATTGAAGACTTTCCTGAATTTATGCATTTTGTGTGGGACAAATTTTGCTACTTCAGTTTTTGGGTGCTCAGTGTGAATTAATATAgccagtcttttctttttaaagagcagATGCTCAGCAATTAGTGTGAATGAGTTGTATTATCTCCCTTTGACAGAAATGGCAACACTTGAAGAACATCCTGTATTTAATCCAGCTATAAAGATTTCAAACcaacaacaaaatgaaaagagaaaaactcCCTTACCTCAGGAAACCACTTTGAATCTGAGCTTGCTTGAAAAACCTGAGGGTGctgcaaaagaagagaaaggtaTGTCAGAAACTGTTCAATACAAACTCAATGTGTACCACAAATTCGGAGCACCAAAATTGTGTTGCCTGGGTCCTATCGTATTGCAGTGCTGAGTCATCAAGCTCCAACTGCAGGAAGGGGCAGTTGGACTACCTCAGTGACCAAACTGGCTTTAaaggatatgtatttttttaagcatatagTGTTAGAAGTTGTTTCTGCCTCACATTGTCACGTctagaaaaaaatcttgatttttttcattgtcgTAAGGTCAGTTGTATTGTTTCAATTAATTTTTACCCTCTCCTCTATTTAAACAATTTTCATTGTAAATCTTCAAACTGTTATTTTATCTAGTAATAAGCAGACAATGGTTAAAGGTTTTCAAATTATTGAGTaatcaaagacagaaaatggaatgttgaaattttgtttttctgctagaTATCTTTCTGGGAAAACCGATTTCTATAATGTTTCAGCCCCACTGTTTTCCCTCTGCTTATTTAATAGGACTGCAGAACATCTTGGAAAATACTACTTTCTGGTAAAAATACAGTTGAAAGTTAAAACCTTCTGAACATTAAAGGaatgtaaaataaaagctttaggaGAATTAAAATGTGTGGTGTTTTACTCttgcagtgaaaaagaaagaaccaCTAGATATAAGAAATTTTGATTATAGTGCTCGAAGCTGGACTGGTAAATCGCCCAAACAATTCTTGATTGACTGGTGCAGAAAAAATTTTCCCAAGAGTCCAAATCCTGCTTTTGAAAAACTTCCAGTTGGAAGATATTGGAAATGTAGGTATGTACTTCCCATGAACTTTAAATTTGGTGttggtttgtttaaaaatacacatgCTGGCTACTTTTGTTTTGTGGTGTAGATACAGATATATGTAAATGTAGCATGCTTAACTTAAGTTCTTTTTTTGTCCAACAGGAAAGTATTTCCATCTGGATAACTGCAAAAGTAATGGTTAGGCTGGACACTAGAAAGAATAAGTTCTCCTGAAAGATCTGCTAAAGAAGGGATTCGCTTATTAGCTTTTAATTCTGTACTGCTGAAAGATTCTAAAAACAATTCTGTAAGATAAATTTGGATTATTAACTGCTAGTATTCAGAGTCAAAGTAATATATAGAAGTATGGAGGTTTAGGCATATAAATGCCAAAAATCTTTTGGggattgtttttaaataaaggagAAGTTAAAAACTTGCATGATAGCTACCCTAAGCTTGTAACCAATACAGTGCTGTGCAAGTAATACTTaggtttttgttttagaaaatgaatCTAGAATATAGTGGTGTAAAATGGAATATTATTATGTACAAATATAATGGACACTGCATTGCAAATTACTGCAATTTTATTCCTGGAGTTTGTAACTTGCAACATGAAATATCTCATAAAATGTCTCCCAGTTCATTAGTACAGTTCACTGAGTGCACTGCTTTTTGAAGGaatcaaatgaaattaaaagccTGTCTCCTAGCCCATATTAGACATTACTAACTGTTTAACTGAGAATGTATTAAACTTATTACTGCTGGTCCAGCTAGCATGTATCTATTAGATATCTGTAGCTGAGTAGATTATTAACTGTCGTATTAGTACCTAGACTATGCTGACTAGTTACAGGTGCGCAGATATTTAGTTCTTGTTCCAAAGCAACCTTACCAGTgatctatatgtatataaatacttCCACTACTTTGGAGAAAATAGACAGTGTTATTTACAAGAGAAATTTCACAAATTTATTGCTGAAGTCTTCTGTTATTTAATCAAAGCTTAACAACTGTTTCTACTGTTTCTACTTACAAAATATTATTAACAGTTTATTTAATTTAGTTTCTCTACTTGAATTTCATTCTTAAcgttttaaccaaaaaaaagtaTGCTGTTTATATTGGTaagaaaaactaagaaaaattcCTGTGTAAATCTGTCTTTAAGGGTCAGGATTACCAAATCATCTGATGATATAATGGCAGTGTGTCCTACAATTGTAACGGAAGATAGTATGCAAGCACAGCATCTGGCTGCTACTTTGGCGCTCTATCGCTTAGCCAAGGGACAGGTAAGATTTTCCCTGGTACTACTGTTCTTAGCCTCGGATCTACCTTTGCTCTTGTTAGTTGTAATATCTACGGCCAATTTCTAAAACAGGTCTGATCAAATATTTCCAGTTAAGTTCTTTGCTCTAATTATGTGTTCATCTGTCTTTATCAAAAATCATAGATACACATTGTAGATTATGGGGAGGAAGGATTTCTGTAGTAAAACTGTTCTTCTGTTGTTGGAAAGAATGCAAGCAGATTGAGAATGAAAAGTGTACTGTAAATGTTGATATTACTGTTTTCATAGTTCTGTACTTAGAAATAGCTCCATATTTCATTTGATTATATCTCTTACCACTCTAATTCGTTTATATGTAAGATGTTAGTGAActtcttttcctgatttttctgcttAAAGTCAGTCCATCAGTTGCTGCCTCCTACCTATCGAGATGTCTGGCTAGAATGGAGTgacattgaaaagaaaaaggaagaagaaaacaagatagaAACCAACAAACCTCGTGATAACTTTATTGctaaattattaaataaactcaaacaacagcagcagctgcagtctGAAAACCAACCCAAAGTATCTGAGGATCCTGAAGATTCTTGGGAAAACTTAGTTTCTGATGAGGACTTCAGCAATCTCTCCCTTGAGACCCCCGGCACAGATGATCTGGAACCTTCAAGGATTTTGTTCAGAAAGTTGCAAAGTTCCTCCAGATACCAGAGGCTTCTGAAAGAGAGACAGGAGTTACCTGTGTTTAAGCATAGACATTTGATAGTAGAAACTCTTAAAAAACATCGAGTAGTTGTTGTGGCTGGTGAAACAGGCAGTGGGAAAAGTACCCAGGTGCCCCACTTCTTGTTAGAAGACTTGTTACTAGACGAGGGATCAAGTAAATGTAATATTGTTTGTACACAACCCCGAAGAATCTCAGCTGTGAGTCTGGCAACCCGGGTTTGTGAAGAGCTAGGCTGTGAATCTGGACCTGGAGGAAAAGTAAGGTGCTTTTTGATTCTTATTTCTAGTGTTGAGCAACTAGACTTATAGGGAACTGGATTCTGGATCCAAGTGAAAACATTATTTCTTATACAACTGAATACTTAGgtattatttttcttggaaaagacTTGCAATGTcagctggcttttgttttgttttcaaattgtcATCTATGGATATGGACCCCTGGGAATTTATATGTGATTTCTAAAAAACTTTACAAAGAGTGACTAAGAACAAGGGAGTTCCATGGTGAGGATGTTCAAACATTGgagcagattgcccagagagactgtaaAATCTCCATCACTAGGGATACTGAAAGCTCCACTCTAGGGCTCTGAATAGTCCAGTGTGACTTCAAgcttggccctgctttgagtgagGGATTGAACCAGATGacttccaaaggtcccttccaaccttagtTATTCTGTGATTTGAGGAAAAGCAAGATCTTGTGTTTTATGGCAGTCTATTCATGTGAAATCCCTAGAGGGAATACATACCTCTATtgcaaaactatttttgtttGAAGACTgacaaaaaaaacctacaaagaaCACTGAAGTTATCAGCTCTTTACTGTTCTGGAGAAACTGTAGCTTTTAGGTTCCAgtgtattttccatttcttaacaAAGAAAGATGCATGTGTGGAAAAAACAGTGCTGTATTCAATTCACTGTACTACTTAACTAGCAACCTGGGCAGTGTCTCAATCTGACAATgcttaaatttcattttgagTATCTCTTGCTTGTATGCTATTTTAAgttattcttgtatttttaataccATTCCATAATTCtgttgtattttactttttttaagaatTCCTTGTGCGGTTATCAAATCCGTATGGAATCGAGAACAGGAGAAGCCACTAGACTACTATACTGTACAACAGGTGTTCTGCTTCGGAAACTTCAAGAAGATGGTCTTCTTTCAACTATATCTCACGTTATTGTAGATGAGGTTATCAGCTCTTACTATTCTGCAGAAACTATAGTTGTTCTGGGACTTTACACGTACTAATGCCTTACTATAGATTATGTTTTTCTAAATCTAGGTACATGAAAGAAGCGTCCAGTCTGATTTCTTGCTAATTATTCTGAGGGAGATCTTGCATAAACGTTCAGACCTGCATCTGATTTTAATGAGCGCTACTGTAGACAGTGAGAAGTTTTCCAGCTATTTCTCTCACTGTCCCATTTTAAGGATCTCAGGGAGGAGTTACCCTGTTGAGGTGGGTAAATGTTTCTTTGATTGTACTagatgcttttatatatatactttatattatatatataaaacaaacaataaacatatacatatataaaacaaacaataaacatATACCATGTTTTCCTAGGTTTTTTTTATCTATAGTAAATATAGCTATATAATATATCTGTAGTTAGAAAATATCTTAAATCTGTGCTTCAAGGACTCATAatcctttttccattttgaaaatacaaaatggtTTTAGTGATTTGAAGTATAGGGTTGTTTTCTGAGGTACAGGTTTTTTCCCAAGAGACTTATTATAATTTGCTTAAAATCAATCCATCTAACAACAGTGAtgttctgatttttctctctgttccacCTAGACGGTAAGGGAAGTAGAAGTGTCAAAGAacatttcttcccccccccccccatcagcttTTTCATTACAGTCTTGTGTGTTTCTTGTGCACATCATATGCTATGGTAAAGCTACTAATGGTAGTGAGTATGTAGAGAGCTCCCTTAACAAAAACACAAAGCAGCTCTGAATTCAGGCTTTCAGAGATCGTAAGAAGAATTGACAAGTTGAAATATGCAAGATCTAGTACAGCATTAAAAGGGGAGATGTCTTCTTCAGCTTTGTATGTAGCCTTGAAAGAACAAGAAAGCTACTCAATATTCAATGCTGCTCAAAAATACGTGCCTTGTATTATTTTTTTGGGTGAATTTTCACTGTAGATTTTCCATGTTGAAGATGTAATTGAAGCAACTGGATATGTTCTGGAGAGAGACTCGGAATATTGTCAGAAGttcttggaggaggaggaagaaataacAATAAATGTTACTAGCAAAGGAGGAAGCACTACAAAGTATCAGGTAAAACAGGT
Encoded here:
- the LOC135324490 gene encoding ATP-dependent RNA helicase DHX29-like, which gives rise to MGGRNKKHRGGGGAAHAASVAATATAAARARAAAAEAGAAAAAEAAGSRAAPRPPPASKEPRVKQGPKTYSFSSTTDSSAAAANLDKSVLKVMINNNLEKRIIGVINEHKKQNDDKGMISKRLTAKKLQDVYMALQRFSFKTEHIEEAMKNTILYGGDLHSALDWLCLNLPDDALPEGFSQQFEEQQQKPRAKFSSPVPQHQPPPCLVDNKKKENNPETKEKNVGKEKEVTMKEWILRYAEQQSDEEKNESTKETDEEKFDPNERYLHLAAKLSEAKEQASLSKQDKDKQGQKVAQEKIRRIQQEMATLEEHPVFNPAIKISNQQQNEKRKTPLPQETTLNLSLLEKPEGAAKEEKVKKKEPLDIRNFDYSARSWTGKSPKQFLIDWCRKNFPKSPNPAFEKLPVGRYWKCRVRITKSSDDIMAVCPTIVTEDSMQAQHLAATLALYRLAKGQSVHQLLPPTYRDVWLEWSDIEKKKEEENKIETNKPRDNFIAKLLNKLKQQQQLQSENQPKVSEDPEDSWENLVSDEDFSNLSLETPGTDDLEPSRILFRKLQSSSRYQRLLKERQELPVFKHRHLIVETLKKHRVVVVAGETGSGKSTQVPHFLLEDLLLDEGSSKCNIVCTQPRRISAVSLATRVCEELGCESGPGGKNSLCGYQIRMESRTGEATRLLYCTTGVLLRKLQEDGLLSTISHVIVDEVHERSVQSDFLLIILREILHKRSDLHLILMSATVDSEKFSSYFSHCPILRISGRSYPVEIFHVEDVIEATGYVLERDSEYCQKFLEEEEEITINVTSKGGSTTKYQEYVPIQSGSGIDLAPYYEKYSSRTQQAICYMNPYKINLELILELLAYLDRSPQFKNVEGAVLIFLPGLAHIQQLYDLISTDRRFNLRDRHRLIALHSVLSTQDQAAAFTIPPLGIRKIVLATNIAETGITIPDVVFVIDTGRTKENRYHESSQMSSLEETFVSKASALQRQGRAGRVRDGFCFRMYTRDRFESFMEYSVPEILRVPLEELCLHIMKCSLGSPEDFLSKALDPPQLQVISNAMNLLRKIGACQLSEPKLTPLGQHLAALPVNVKIGKMLIFGAIFGCLDPVATLAAVMTEKSPFTTPIGRKDEADLAKSSLAVAISDHITIYNAYLGWKKARQEGGYRAEMTYCRRNFLNRTSLLTLEDVKQELIRVVRAAGFTAPTAQRGWDGNGATQSPSLEEIALLKSVLTAGLYDNVGKIIYTKSVDITEKLACMVETAQGKAQVHPSSVNRDLQVYGWLLYQEKVRYAKVYLRETTLISPFPILLFGGDIEVQHRERLLSVDGWIHFQAPVKIAVIFKQLRVLIESVLKKKLENPKMSLEDDKVLHIIKELIKTENGN